The following coding sequences are from one Triticum dicoccoides isolate Atlit2015 ecotype Zavitan chromosome 4A, WEW_v2.0, whole genome shotgun sequence window:
- the LOC119287963 gene encoding protein DECREASED SIZE EXCLUSION LIMIT 1-like has product MASSDWESPRRRPSPDPVAVLRGHRAAVSDACFHPALPLLFSGAADGELRVWDTASHRTVSSIWAHGGAAGVYSVAAGSGLGNTVTSQGRDGLCKGWAIEEAGLSRRPIFTIKTSTHHFCKMSLVKVPCSAHGTQTNLSGSNSGTEPQRVPIEDNTGSDGLNPAEGTQEYEQGSSLDGQNILTIAGQESFEVELWDIKNSTKIMCLPKRCSANMTGHPTKQKGLCMAVQAFIPCASGGYVNILSSYEDGSTLWWDVRKPGSPLSSVKYHSESALSIAIDGLCTGGISGGADNKIAMFALDHQKGTFSLRNEIEIERPGVAGTAIRPDNKIAATAGWDHRIRVYNYNKGNALAILKYHSATCAAVTFSHDCKLLASCSADTTVALWELYPPKTPGKVDIAIEEVEK; this is encoded by the exons ATGGCCAGCAGCGACTGGgagagcccgcgccgccgcccgtcgccggacCCCGTGGCGGTGCTGCGGGGCCACCGCGCCGCCGTCAGCGACGCCTGCTTCCACCCCGCACTCCCGCTCCTCTTCTCCGG CGCGGCCGACGGGGAGCTCAGGGTCTGGGACACGGCGAGCCACCGCACCGTCTCCTCCATCTG GGCTCACGGTGGCGCGGCTGGGGTGTATTCCGTCGCCGCTGGCTCCGGGCTTGGGAACACGGTCACTAG CCAGGGCAGGGATGGTTTGTGCAAAGGCTGGGCGATTGAAGAAGCTGGGCTCTCAAG GAGGCCCATATTTACAATTAAAACAAGTACACACCATTTCTGTAAGATGTCACTGGTTAAGGTTCCATGTTCTGCACATGGCACACAAACCAACTTGAGTGGCTCAAATAGTGGCACTGAGCCACAAAGAGTACCTATTGAAGATAATACAGGATCAGATGGTTTAAATCCTGCTGAAGGAACACAAGAATATGAACAAG GCAGTTCCTTGGATGGACAAAATATATTGACAATCGCTGGTCAAGAATCGTTTGAG GTTGAACTTTGGGACATTAAAAATTCAACGAAGATAATGTGTTTGCCCAAAAGATGCAGTGCTAATATGACAGGTCACCCTACCAAGCAAAAAG GTCTATGCATGGCCGTGCAAGCTTTCATCCCGTGTGCATCTGGAGGCTATGTTAATATTTTATCAAG TTATGAAGATGGAAGCACTCTTTGGTGGGATGTACGAAAGCCTGGGTCACCCTTATCTTCAGTGAAGTATCATTCGGAATCAG CTTTATCCATTGCTATTGACGGTTTATGCACCGGTGGGATCTCAGGAGGTGCTGATAATAAAATAGCCATGTTTGCCCTTGATCATCAGAAG GGCACGTTTTCTCTCAGGAACGAAATAGAAATCGAGAGACCTGGTGTAGCGGGTACAGCGATTCGGCCAGACAACAAGATTGCAGCAACTGCTGGTTGGGATCACAG GATTCGAGTGTATAACTACAATAAAGGAAATGCGCTAGCGATTCTAAAGTATCACAGCGCTACG TGTGCTGCGGTGACTTTCTCACACGACTGCAAATTGCTGGCCTCATGCTCGGCGGATACCACGGTTGCGTTATGGGAGCTGTATCCTCCCAAAACGCCCGGCAAAGTTGACATAGCAATAGAGGAGGTTGAGAAATAG
- the LOC119287964 gene encoding histone H3.3: MARTKQTARKSTGGKAPRKQLATKAARKSAPTTGGVKKPHRYRPGTVALREIRKYQKSTELLIRKLPFQRLVREIAQDFKTDLRFQSHAVLALQEAAEAYLVGLFEDTNLCAIHAKRVTIMPKDIQLARRIRGERA; encoded by the exons ATGGCCCGTACCAAGCAGACCGCCCGCAAGTCCACCGGCGGCAAGGCGCCCCGCAAGCAGCTCGCCACCAAG GCGGCGAGGAAGTCTGCGCCGACGACCGGCGGAGTGAAGAAGCCCCACCGCTACAGGCCGGGGACCGTGGCGCTCCGGGAGATCCGCAAGTACCAGAAGAGCACGGAGCTGCTGATCCGCAAGCTGCCTTTCCAGCGACTGGTCCGCGAGATCGCGCAGGACTTCAAGACGGACCTCAGGTTCCAGAGCCACGCCGTGCTGGCCCTCCAGGAGGCGGCCGAGGCGTACCTGGTGGGGCTGTTCGAGGACACCAACCTGTGCGCCATCCACGCCAAGCGCGTCACcatcatgcccaaggacatccagCTCGCCCGCCGCATCCGTGGCGAGAGGGCCTAA
- the LOC119284108 gene encoding uncharacterized protein LOC119284108, with protein MRAPPHRRRPAAGLPPPVQRGAGAPPHPWRFPIPYPLQSPPNLGRPSLLQLPALLVAGTQSTRSVKLAAGSKPESPFLLALFTTPASFLTILSLYNVWSNSLLPNESLLPLEAGYGWIREKLEITEGGGEGRFLQSLLSSPFPSVNLSLRVDLAAAMEPDLDMAAMRKKLEDAVLGTWLWDKELDSIVQEQKERNDEGDYEYYEPDEPHESDQEEEELHYGGSWGYGYTFYYEDGNPYYVADMEERWEKMIRC; from the exons ATGAGGGCGCCGCCACACCGCCGCCGGCCGGCCGCCGGCCTGCCGCCACCCGTCCAACGAGGCGCCGGTGCTCCGCCGCATCCCTGGAGGTTTCCCATCCCATACCCACTGCAGTCGCCGCCCAATCTTGGACGCCCGAGCCTGCTTCAACTCCCTGCGTTGCTCGTCGCCGGTACCCAGTCAACCCGCTCCGTCAAGCTTGCTGCCGGATCCAAGCCAGAGAGCCCATTTCTCCTAGCTCTCTTCACCACGCCGGCTTCCTTCCTGACTATTTTGAGTTTGTACAATGTTTGGAGCAACTCTCTGCTCCCGAACGAATCGCTGCTCCCGTTGGAAGCTGGCTACGGCTGGATTCGCGAGAAGCTG GAGATCACGGAGGGTGGAGGAGAAGGTCGGTTCCTCCAATCCCTCCTTTCTTCGCCTTTTCCGTCCGTGAATCTGTCCTTGCGGGTCGATCTCGCGGCGGCCATGGAGCCGGATCTGGACATGGCGGCCATGAGAAAGAAGCTAGAGGATGCGGTGCTCGGCACCTGGCTGTGGGACAAGGAGCTGGACTCCATCGTGCAGGAACAGAAAGAGCGAAACGACGAAGGCGATTACGAGTACTACGAACCAGACGAACCGCACGAATCAGACCAAGAAGAAGAGGAGCTCCACTATGGTGGTTCTTGGGGGTACGGGTATACGTTCTACTACGAGGACGGGAACCCTTATTACGTCGCCGACATGGAGGAGAGGTGGGAGAAGATGATAAGGTGTTAA